Proteins found in one Magnolia sinica isolate HGM2019 chromosome 5, MsV1, whole genome shotgun sequence genomic segment:
- the LOC131247341 gene encoding uncharacterized protein LOC131247341, protein MSVEMASTKIYYQRLRNVGEFEGEEEEDKGLNRTRSWRRLKRASSRKRPRLRIPGLRRLLRRKARLVSATWTKMWKRLKESRNHIGELFGGNYMFMQVTPSPLVCLDKSFMGHHHYHGVPSRLPLGRLV, encoded by the coding sequence atGTCTGTTGAAATGGCTTCTACCAAGATCTATTACCAGAGACTTAGAAACGTTGGCGAGTtcgaaggagaagaagaggaagataaaGGGTTGAATAGGACAAGGAGTTGGAGGAGGCTTAAAAGGGCATCTAGTAGGAAGAGACCGAGGCTAAGGATCCCAGGCTTGAGGAGATTGTTGAGGAGAAAGGCTAGGCTGGTTTCTGCAACATGGACCAAGATGTGGAAGAGGTTGAAGGAGAGTAGAAATCATATAGGAGAGCTGTTTGGTGGAAATTACATGTTCATGCAGGTAACCCCATCTCCTTTGGTGTGCTTGGACAAATCTTTTATGGGTCACCACCATTATCATGGTGTGCCTTCCAGGCTTCCTCTTGGGAGGTTGGTATGA